A single Numenius arquata chromosome 1, bNumArq3.hap1.1, whole genome shotgun sequence DNA region contains:
- the PKDREJ gene encoding polycystin family receptor for egg jelly, translating into MRALHLLLLQLLGCCPRGWAASSPRLQPPPLLVTCWGPQGQVSQRRDNESWVSCLWNSTMTLRYQPAPGARPEVERKEGRPPLPPHCFWYLNSAWVKKTTRWSGQVMLQAGLLREHAPPAVASSLLTVQCSSASCAAPECLHQNLSIEMSGQDMHLFVLWPQTHLIRVWQPVHLGWCARLKSASWQYRFSSQGGSPSTLLLPSSEHQDTPPPAVYPTVELQQTCATYYSYSLTVRYRHQGLHVASVSIEQMPQISLSLSLKVEPDVLHILSVGSKLLNVPQQPLSLSWRLQPLMPRTLAYKLVDTQAIGGWLCSYSSITLQSNFCAVPAPQSPGEVVVASIYFHVDGKRFEELTGELHLLNGTLSLTAGRETPTHVNLHPGKTDRSIYIFRYKHGTFYTTKENNSPISTDSPNTRTVFYQHKELSYLLSIEFVAFQWYKFNMYLYMNQKRALFRSLAERDLEVHVFSSGCPFLQSFTYLVWFIPAQHPMLQCEWTFHLQLFATQKDHLLQNSTYTYNNHVRNATRFVRRSALPFDPEKYTGLVAKVNCTRSALKPALLGVRVNNYAAKTIEVPVSSQKESCFLRQVFIQRPVLHSNVLHQKRGVPFFLYVRLISICNVGVFTKSLWRIYRVQDTTTPPDWDKPMNSSSLHGIDTILLTVPSFTFDYGLYLFNFTVEVMPVGTKNVLRGSDKIYISIEPADLVAHIAGGSFRRVGFSDNWILDGSASYDPDSQEGLKGITFTWYCTKAVSDYKKMTLSPGKECHPAQRDLKWLTSSGPVQVMPPEPLRGNAVYYFRLVIQKDRRRSNADQTIQVQPGSPPLLDVICLENCGNTLIPTERFTLSGKCLNCRLSSQTAYYWSLFSGNSTEISFDWSSRTSTGRSGAYLSIHALTFTKTAHRSYILLLKVTTWDGRSSIYRHAFKVNSAPRAGKCSISPHWGTAFLTKFVVQCSGFSDSNLPLTYKVIVASTIPQTTKITSVMENTFGPILYFGYQPKTPPSFLPVGVPSQKYMLTLYVQVHNSLGVFTQVTLNVRVKDPVTRQPLALVFHQLLESVTGSSAPMTSYLQTGDYFSAGYLAYLTASVLNYIKAKSTPQFPKVSLRERLINTALNISVDNAMEINQVVASLSQATEEADEMSIRSQELAIKKLREVMRMLKIQRNESHWSEEVEIQTTGILRCLFNILRAALLPRRNVNVSGVKQVFSIMDYITEIIFQGKVPGEKETLMETKLWNITLRKDETWNISNAFSTRNTCRNCFYPSLEKRMYSELPQNAVISTALFEFDENPFPWLGYTSEITAVLGFKMAETRANGDLVGIMPEGVQITIARKEKDISAFWLAIGPDKTQAYTTGGFSFEVNRNAKSIYIQILTKLKVTFKVLVFTGTTVTDAHPIASFAAFHNMPTVAIKNETASADCNINSPYIICLPESLLKATAQENCTDTCNISIVLLTSYIVRYQTRRLVNVHIFSDRCLFMDGVQSLWREDMCRLGSLTDWQKVHCVCKLKQRRRSLSAHALSNASMFNIRFLAAKVIISPNTVDLGQTLIADIPKNPVTLLTVLVIFGVYVLLSLWAIRKDRADKGSKDKIIVLPDNDPFDKVSYLVTLYTGSRWGAGTKADVFLQLIGQNGTSDVHCLRHPDFLPFQQRSTDCFLLTTKKDLGDICSFRVWHNNKGLSPSWFLSRAKVENMSTRKTWFFMCRKWLSLDKGDHLLDRTFSVTNPKTPLPRIDYFLIKLANSLAEGHLWLSIFSHFLTGTFTRLQRLSSCLAILLLNLLVNIMFFNADKNEESPIHLRYLRSITVGIECALLTIPVEMIIIALFKYSQKESSPQGVAQTDPKVSSPLPAENCKNWKEHFSKTSAQSSNSIPLENLPGPSSSQSPPCSRTTRSKGASQSWSNCTVSERDANVIGTEEHTITANSPPMAKACQRRPTSNTNFNNDYAEGGGNFQKGRKPPSITSMPVHKRPPIVLCWWCVYLSWALVIAVTGISSFFIVVYGLSYGYQTSLEWLIASVTSFIENVFFLSILKISFFSAMSTILPKCCENIAWSTQGKYSEIKLTKEKMTADKMREMHLKLAEVRGTKQYKPLEADEIANMQKRAKIEAKAFTFTTGFISHLIFLTLVLILAYSTENTNSFHYNRFIHSQFSPRLSSVDKLEHIYVWLKDLFLPLIHNDIQPTFLPESWSKIIGLPRMRQVRAKSTEKKCFHPHSFINNFVISKSQCLHKYGTDIPEKGDYAGTWTKVANQSVPKDASSYSGFTYQQNRTPWTYYSYGDLHTYGPAGYTFYFFPNEGKPNSTTRLDALQQSNWLDDKTWAVIIELTTFNSDTNLFCTISVIFEMSNLGIIKPSLSVHSFALPLFHQQTKAQKLVFGILLAFLIIYIAYEIHTIGQERKDYIKNISNIINLGLKSAFLLFVPLKFTKFKMGEDTVKFYLGHPNDFISFHAVSHLDQILRITTGFLAFLAVLKTLKYSQFIYDVRLAQRSILAALPGISSMALVVVVYFFVFMAFGYLVFGQHEWNYSSMIHAAQTVFSYCVSAFRDTAFSSNRFLGGLFLASFMMVMICVLINLFQAVIMSAYADMKTPVYEEPSDEAQVVTFVLQRLRKIFYFLICNKSKTSEPDLFHSVLYGQPQRRRQQHLGLKNRKINGKKMVYLVI; encoded by the coding sequence GAGGCAGCCCCTCtaccctcctccttcccagcagcGAGCACCAAGACACGCCACCACCTGCTGTCTACCCAACAGTTGAGTTGCAACAAACCTGTGCCACCTACTACAGCTACAGCTTGACTGTGCGGTACAGGCATCAGGGGCTCCACGTTGCTTCAGTCAGCATTGAGCAGATGCCTCAGATAAGCCTCAGCCTCTCTCTCAAGGTAGAGCCCGACGTGCTGCACATTCTCAGTGTCGGCTCCAAGCTCCTTAATGTTCCTCAAcagcccctcagcctctcctggagGCTTCAGCCCCTTATGCCAAGGACGCTGGCCTACAAACTGGTAGACACGCAGGCTATAGGAGGTTGGCTCTGTTCCTACAGTTCCATTACTCTGCAGAGCAACTTCTGTGCTGTTCCCGCACCTCAGAGCCCAGgtgaggtggtggtggccagcatttattttcatgttgatGGAAAGAGGTTTGAGGAATTGACGGGAGAACTACATCTACTCAATGGTACCCTGAGCCTAACAGCAGGCAGAGAAACTCCCACACATGTCAACCTTCACCCGGGAAAGACTGACAGGAGCATTTACATTTTCAGGTACAAACACGGAACGTTTTACACAACCAAAGAAAACAACAGCCCTATTTCCACAGATAGCCCTAACACACGCACTGTGTTCTACCAACACAAGGAGCTCTCCTACTTACTCTCCATAGAGTTTGTGGCCTTCCAGTGGTACAAGTTCAATATGTACCTTTATATGAATCAGAAGAGGGCTTTGTTTAGGTCTCTGGCAGAAAGAGACCTTGAAGTCCACGTTTTCAGCAGTGgctgtccttttctgcagagctttaCTTATTTAGTGTGGTTTATCCCTGCACAACATCCGATGCTACAATGTGAGTGGACCTTCCATCTGCAGCTTTTTGCAACACAAAAGGACCACCTTCTTCAGAACAGCACGTACACATACAACAATCATGTAAGAAACGCCACACGTTTTGTCCGTCGCTCTGCTTTACCCTTTGATCCAGAGAAATACACGGGGCTTGTGGCAAAAGTGAACTGTACCAGAAGTGCGCTTAAACCGGCTCTTTTAGGAGTCAGAGTCAACAACTATGCTGCAAAAACCATAGAAGTACCAGTGTCAAGCCAGAAAGAATCCTGTTTCCTACGCCAAGTGTTCATTCAGAGACCTGTTCTTCATTCCAATGTCCTGCACCAGAAAAGGGGGGTACCTTTTTTCCTCTATGTCAGATTGATATCAATCTGCAACGTTGGTGTATTTACCAAGTCCTTGTGGCGAATCTATCGTGTTCAGGACACAACAACTCCTCCGGACTGGGATAAACCAATGAACTCTTCTTCATTACATGGTATAGATACAATACTCTTAACTGTTCCCAGTTTTACTTTCGATTACGGGTTGTATCTGTTTAATTTCACTGTTGAAGTAATGCCAGTTGGTACCAAAAATGTCCTCAGGGGCTCAGATAAAATTTATATTTCAATTGAGCCTGCTGATCTAGTGGCACATATTGCAGGAGGCTCGTTCCGCAGAGTGGGTTTTTCTGATAATTGGATTCTTGATGGCTCTGCATCCTATGATCCTGATTCACAGGAAGGACTAAAAGGAATCACATTTACTTGGTATTGCACTAAAGCAGTATCAGATTATAAAAAAATGACACTCAGCCCAGGAAAGGAATGCCATCCAGCCCAGAGGGATTTGAAATGGTTAACATCCTCAGGTCCAGTTCAAGTAATGCCACCAGAACCCCTCCGAGGAAACGCTGTATACTACTTCCGTCTAGTGATTCAAAAGGATAGAAGGAGGAGTAACGCTGACCAAACCATACAAGTGCAGCCTGGCTCCCCACCCCTTCTGGACGTGATATGCCTTGAAAACTGTGGTAACACTCTAATTCCAACAGAGAGATTTACCTTGTCTGGAAAATGCCTAAACTGTAGATTAAGCAGCCAGACAGCCTACTACTGGTCCCTTTTTTCAGGAAACTCTACAGAAATTAGCTTTGACTGGTCTTCCAGAACCTCAACAGGGAGGTCTGGGGCTTACCTGTCTATACATGCTCTGACTTTTACAAAGACTGCACATCGATCCTACATACTTCTGTTGAAAGTGACTACCTGGGATGGTAGGTCCTCAATCTACAGACACGCATTTAAGGTAAATTCTGCTCCTAGGGCTGGCAAATGTAGCATCAGCCCACACTGGGGTACAGCCTTTCTGACAAAATTTGTTGTTCAATGCAGTGGATTTTCTGACAGCAATTTACCTCTGACATATAAAGTGATAGTAGCTTCCACAATACCCCAGACTACCAAAATAACTTCTGTGATGGAAAACACATTTGGCCCAATTCTGTACTTTGGTTATCAGCCTAAAACTCCTCCATCTTTTCTCCCAGTTGGAGTACCCTCTCAGAAGTACATGTTGACACTTTACGTTCAAGTCCACAATTCCCTTGGGGTGTTTACCCAAGTGACTTTAAATGTCCGTGTAAAGGACCCAGTCACCAGACAACCACTAGCTCTTGTGTTTCACCAACTGCTGGAATCAGTGACCGGTTCAAGCGCACCGATGACATCTTATCTCCAGACTGGAGATTATTTTAGCGCAGGTTATTTGGCTTATCTGACAGCCTCGGTCTTAAACTATATTAAAGCTAAATCAACTCCCCAGTTCCCTAAGGTTTCGTTACGGGAAAGGCTGATTAATACAGCCCTGAATATTTCAGTTGACAATGCAATGGAAATCAACCAAGTAGTTGCTTCTCTTTCTCAAGCCACAGAGGAAGCTGATGAAATGAGCATTAGATCACAAGAACTTGCCATTAAGAAACTGAGAGAAGTAATGAGAATGCTGAAGATACAGAGGAATGAGAGCCATTGGTCTGAGGAAGTAGAAATTCAGACCACTGGAATACTAAGATGCTTGTTCAACATCCTGAGAGCTGCTCTTCTGCCTCGGAGGAATGTCAATGTAAGTGGAGTTAAACAAGTCTTCTCCATCATGGACTATATAACAGAGATAATTTTCCAGGGCAAAGTccctggagaaaaagaaactctAATGGAAACAAAACTTTGGAATATCACTCTGAGGAAAGATGAAACCTGGAACATTTCAAATGCTTTCTCTACCAGAAATACCTGCAGGAATTGCTTTTATCCATCGCTAGAAAAGAGAATGTATTCAGAATTGCCCCAGAATGCTGTGATTTCCACTGCCCTTTTTGAGTTTGATGAGAACCCCTTCCCTTGGTTAGGTTACACATCAGAAATCACAGCGGTCTTGGGGTTCAAAATGGCAGAGACCAGGGCTAACGGGGATCTAGTAGGGATCATGCCTGAAGGAGTACAAATTACTATTGCTAGGAAAGAAAAGGATATTTCAGCTTTTTGGTTAGCAATAGGACCTGATAAAACACAAGCTTACACAACTGGAGGATTTAGTtttgaagtcaacagaaatgCCAAGAGCATATACATCCAGATCCTGACAAAATTAAAAGTTACGTTCAAGGTGCTAGTATTTACAGGTACCACAGTCACTGATGCTCATCCCATAGCTTCATTTGCTGCTTTTCACAACATGCCAACAGTTGCAATCAAAAATGAGACAGCTAGTGCTGACTGTAACATTAACAGTCCCTATATTATTTGTCTCCCAGAGTCACTGCTGAAAGCCACAGCTCAAGAAAACTGTACAGACACTTGTAACATCTCCATTGTCTTGCTGACATCCTACATTGTAAGGTATCAAACCCGGAGACTGGTGAATGTACACATTTTTAGTGATCGGTGCTTATTTATGGATGGAGTTCAAAGTCTGTGGAGAGAAGACATGTGCAGGCTTGGCTCCTTGACTGACTGGCAGAAGGTACACTGTGTCTGCAAACTGAAGCAGAGACGCAGAAGTCTGTCAGCTCACGCTCTATCAAATGCATCCATGTTCAACATCAGGTTCCTGGCAGCCAAAGTAATAATTAGCCCCAACACAGTAGATCTGGGACAAACCCTGATAGCAGACATACCTAAAAACCCAGTGACCCTCTTAACAGTGCTTGTTATTTTTGGTGTCTATGTTCTTTTGTCCCTCTGGGCCATTAGAAAAGACAGGGCTGACAAAGGCAGCAAAGACAAGATTATAGTTCTGCCAGACAATGACCCCTTCGATAAAGTGAGCTATTTGGTCACTTTATACACGGGCAGTCGTTGGGGAGCTGGAACTAAAGCAGATGTCTTTCTTCAGCTCATCGGACAGAATGGCACAAGTGACGTCCATTGTTTACGGCACCCGGATTTTCTGCCTTTCCAACAAAGAAGCACCGACTGCTTTCTCTTAACTACCAAGAAAGACTTGGGAGACATTTGTTCCTTCAGGGTCTGGCACAATAACAAGGGCTTATCTCCAAGCTGGTTCTTAAGCAGAGCCAAAGTTGAGAATATGTCCACCAGGAAGACCTGGTTCTTTATGTGCAGGAAATGGCTTTCTCTTGACAAGGGTGATCACTTACTAGACAGGACATTTTCTGTCACAAACCCCAAGACACCTCTGCCCAGAATCGATTATTTTTTGATTAAACTTGCCAACAGCCTGGCAGAGGGCCATCTGTGGCTTTCgattttttctcactttctcacTGGCACTTTCACCAGGCTCCAAAGGTTGTCTTCGTGTTTAGCAATATTATTATTAAACTTGCTTGTTAACATTATGTTCTTTAATGCTGACAAGAATGAAGAATCTCCAATACACTTGAGGTATCTGAGATCAATAACAGTAGGAATTGAATGTGCTTTGCTTACCATACCTGTGGAAATGATTATAATTGCCTTATTTAAGTATTCCCAGAAGGAATCTTCTCCTCAGGGTGTGGCTCAGACAGACCCAAAGGTAAGTTCACCCCTCCCGGCTGAAAATTGTAAGAACTGGaaggaacatttttcaaaaacttcaGCACAATCGAGTAATAGTATTCCCTTGGAGAACCTTCCTGGTCCCAGCAGCTCACAGAGCCCGCCATGTTCCAGAACGACAAGAAGCAAGGGAGCTTCCCAAAGCTGGAGCAATTGCACAGTTTCTGAAAGGGATGCAAATGTAATTGGAACAGAGGAGCACACGATAACCGCAAATTCCCCTCCAATGGCTAAGGCCTGCCAGAGAAGGCCAACATCAAATACCAATTTTAATAATGATTACGCAGAAGGAGGGGgcaattttcagaaaggaaggaaaccgCCAAGCATTACCTCCATGCCCGTTCACAAGAGACCACCCATAGTTCTTTGTTGGTGGTGTGTCTATCTCTCCTGGGCGCTAGTTATAGCTGTCACTGGGATATCATCATTTTTCATTGTCGTATATGGTTTGTCTTATGGTTATCAGACTTCACTGGAGTGGCTTATAGCATCTGTAACGTCCTTTATTGAGAACGTGTTTTTCCTTTCAATTCTAAAAATCAGTTTTTTCTCAGCTATGAGTACAATTCTTCCAAAATGCTGTGAAAACATTGCATGGTCAACTCAGGGAAAGTATTCTGAGATCAAGTTGACTAAAGAAAAGATGACTGCGGATAAAATGAGAGAGATGCACTTGAAACTTGCTGAAGTCAGAGGCACCAAGCAGTATAAGCCTTTAGAAGCTGATGAAATTGCAAACATGCAGAAAAGGGCAAAAATTGAAGCCAAGGCATTTACTTTCACAACAGGTTTCATCAGTCACCTTATCTTTTTAACACTGGTATTAATTCTTGCCTATTCCACTGAGAACACCAACAGTTTCCACTACAACCGATTCATCCATAGCCAATTCTCTCCCAGACTCTCCAGTGTAGATAAGCTAGAACATATCTACGTGTGGCTGAAAGACTTGTTCTTGCCTTTGATCCACAATGACATTCAGCCAACCTTTCTCCCCGAGAGCTGGTCCAAAATCATTGGTTTGCCTAGGATGAGGCAAGTGCGGGCTAAAAGCACtgagaaaaaatgtttccatccTCACAGCTTTATAAATAACTTTGTGATCAGTAAAAGCCAGTGTCTTCACAAATATGGCACTGACATCCCAGAGAAAGGCGACTATGCTGGCACTTGGACAAAGGTTGCCAACCAGTCTGTTCCTAAGGATGCCAGCAGTTACAGTGGGTTCACTTACCAGCAAAACAGGACTCCATGGACGTATTATTCATATGGAGATTTGCACACATATGGACCAGCAGGATACACGTTTTACTTTTTCCCTAATGAAGGAAAACCTAATTCAACGACAAGGCTGGATGCTCTACAACAGAGCAACTGGCTTGATGATAAGACATGGGCTGTGATCATTGAACTAACTACATTTAACTCGGATACAAATCTCTTTTGCACCATCTCAGTCATATTTGAAATGTCTAATTTAGGGATCATAAAACCAAGTTTGTCAGTACATTCTTTTGCACTCCCCCTTTTTCATCAGCAAACTAAAGCTCAAAAGTTGGTGTTCGGAATTCTTCTTGCCTTTCTGATCATTTACATTGCATATGAGATTCATACCATAggccaagaaagaaaagattatattaaaaacatttccaatATAATCAACTTGGGcttaaaatcagcatttctcctttttgttcctttaaaGTTCACAAAGTTTAAGATGGGAGAAGATACAGTGAAGTTTTACTTAGGTCACCCAAatgatttcatttcttttcatgcaGTTTCTCATTTAGATCAAATTTTAAGGATTACTACGGGCTTTTTAGCATTTCTTGCAGTTTTGAAAACTCTCAAATATTCTCAATTCATTTATGACGTGCGCCTGGCACAAAGATCAATTTTGGCAGCCCTTCCCGGGATCTCTTCAATGGCCCTCGTGGTAGTGGTGTACTTCTTTGTATTTATGGCTTTTGGCTACCTTGTGTTTGGGCAGCATGAATGGAATTACAGTAGCATGATTCACGCAGCTCAGACTGTATTCTCTTACTGTGTCTCAGCTTTCAGAGATACTGCATTTTCATCCAACAGGTTTCTGGGTGGTCTTTTCCTAGCCTCTTTCATGATGGTGATGATCTGTGTCCTGATCAATCTCTTCCAAGCTGTTATTATGTCTGCTTATGCAGATATGAAAACACCCGTATATGAAGAACCATCTGATGAAGCACAAGTAGTTACTTTTGTATTGCAAAGGCtcagaaagatattttattttctaatctgTAACAAATCCAAAACCAGTGAGCCTGATCTTTTTCACAGTGTGCTCTATGGACAGCCTCAGAGAAGACGTCAGCAACATTTAGGgctcaagaacagaaaaataaacggAAAAAAGATGGTTTATCTTGTCATATAA